In the Pseudolabrys taiwanensis genome, one interval contains:
- a CDS encoding GMC family oxidoreductase — protein MNADAKSIDALPPRFDYVVAGGGSAGCVAAARLSEDPSITVLLVEAGADTPPGQEPAEIRSPAPVAIFHGTRYLWPKLRVVPFLHRRKSRFYEQGRVLGGGSSVNAQVGNRGLPDDYDEWERLGAAGWGWHDVLPYFRKLERDVDYGADSQMHGADGPIPIYRVPRDEWPEFSVRLAAAAEQAALADIGDQNGVFTDGYFAPAYTNENQQRVSAAMAYLTPAVRARPNLTIVTACNVDRITFAGNRADGLALEKGGRTRTIGAGEVLLALGALQTPAMLMRAGIGPAAVLAAHGIPVVAIREGVGKNLRDHPGTHLCALVKPAARMPARLKKSGHVALRFTSSSAAALPSDLYMHSGLSSAWHGVGRRVAYFYVWLNKSRSTGEVVLQDTDPRSMPIVRMNLLGAEGDVDRLADGFRFIAGLIRGRDMAAVIEHPFAVRFSPFIRFMTQVHATNRLVMGALGKLLDGPAWLRRLLVRRVLSNAPSLDALLADADTLKTYLKTYAMSVSHVTCTCRMGRPDDPLAVVDTEGRVYGAEALRVIDASVMPSLPRANTNLATMMIAEKLSEAILRARTARQVP, from the coding sequence GTGAACGCCGACGCTAAGTCGATCGATGCGCTGCCGCCGCGGTTCGACTATGTCGTTGCCGGCGGCGGCTCGGCCGGTTGCGTGGCAGCGGCGCGGTTGTCGGAGGATCCGTCTATCACCGTGCTGCTGGTCGAGGCGGGTGCCGATACGCCGCCGGGCCAGGAGCCGGCTGAAATCCGTAGTCCGGCGCCGGTCGCGATCTTCCACGGCACGCGGTATCTGTGGCCCAAGCTCCGCGTCGTTCCGTTCTTGCACCGCCGCAAGTCGCGGTTCTACGAACAGGGCCGCGTGCTCGGCGGAGGCTCCAGCGTCAATGCGCAGGTTGGCAATCGCGGTCTTCCGGACGACTACGACGAATGGGAACGGCTCGGCGCGGCCGGCTGGGGCTGGCACGACGTGCTGCCGTATTTTCGCAAGCTGGAGCGGGACGTCGACTATGGCGCCGACAGCCAGATGCACGGTGCCGATGGGCCGATCCCGATCTATCGCGTGCCGCGCGACGAATGGCCGGAATTCTCGGTGCGGCTTGCCGCCGCCGCCGAACAGGCCGCCCTCGCCGATATCGGCGACCAGAACGGCGTTTTCACCGACGGCTATTTCGCGCCGGCCTATACCAACGAGAACCAGCAGCGCGTTTCCGCGGCGATGGCGTATCTCACGCCTGCGGTGCGCGCGCGGCCCAATCTCACCATCGTGACGGCATGCAACGTCGATCGCATCACCTTCGCCGGCAACCGGGCGGACGGTCTCGCGCTTGAGAAGGGCGGCCGTACGCGCACGATCGGCGCCGGCGAGGTGCTGCTCGCGCTCGGCGCCTTGCAGACCCCGGCGATGCTGATGCGCGCGGGCATCGGTCCGGCCGCAGTGCTGGCGGCGCACGGCATTCCGGTGGTCGCCATCCGCGAGGGCGTCGGCAAGAACCTGCGCGATCATCCCGGCACGCATCTCTGCGCGCTGGTGAAGCCCGCCGCGCGCATGCCGGCGCGGCTGAAGAAATCCGGCCACGTGGCGCTGCGCTTCACCTCGTCGTCGGCGGCGGCGCTGCCGTCCGACCTCTATATGCACAGCGGCCTGTCGTCCGCCTGGCATGGCGTCGGCCGCCGCGTCGCCTACTTCTATGTCTGGCTCAACAAGTCGCGCTCGACCGGCGAGGTCGTGCTGCAGGACACCGATCCGCGCAGCATGCCGATCGTGCGCATGAACCTGCTCGGCGCCGAGGGCGATGTCGACCGCCTTGCCGACGGCTTCCGGTTCATCGCCGGGCTTATTCGCGGCCGGGACATGGCGGCCGTCATCGAGCATCCTTTTGCCGTGCGCTTCAGTCCCTTCATCCGCTTCATGACCCAGGTCCACGCGACGAACCGCTTGGTCATGGGCGCGCTCGGCAAGCTGCTCGACGGCCCGGCTTGGCTGCGTCGGCTGCTGGTACGTCGTGTGCTATCGAACGCGCCGAGCCTCGACGCGTTGCTGGCCGATGCCGACACGCTCAAGACCTATCTCAAAACCTACGCGATGAGCGTTTCGCACGTCACTTGTACCTGCCGCATGGGCCGGCCCGACGATCCGCTGGCGGTGGTCGACACCGAAGGCCGCGTCTATGGCGCCGAGGCTTTGCGCGTCATCGACGCTTCGGTGATGCCGTCGCTGCCACGCGCCAACACCAATCTCGCGACCATGATGATCGCGGAGAAGCTGAGCGAAGCGATCCTGCGGGCGCGGACGGCGCGACAGGTGCCTTGA
- a CDS encoding LysR family transcriptional regulator: MRFPRLHSTVVLYFDAVRRSGSIREAARRLNVASSAVNRQILQLEQDIGLPLFERIATGVRLTAAGEVFARHVLFVLQDAERLSAELDQLVGVHAGHVTVAAAEGICMSVMPQVITALRAKAPRITVSLRRTESLRIEQSLISGDVDLGVGFDLPVVPGLRQVFAAKFAIGVIMHPEHEMSRQARIPLSALLGYPLVLPEDAVSIMQFLAPAFARLNARPSPTVSTNSIDAIRALVESKVGIGIQTRFGIDRSLAEGTLVHVPLDAGGPVISTVSILCRAQSSLPAPVDLLCQRLGEELRARQEAEAGA; this comes from the coding sequence ATGAGATTTCCGCGGCTGCATTCGACCGTCGTGCTCTACTTCGACGCGGTGCGCCGCTCCGGCTCGATCCGTGAAGCCGCGCGCCGGCTCAATGTTGCGTCCTCCGCCGTCAACCGCCAGATTCTCCAGCTCGAACAGGATATCGGTTTGCCGCTGTTCGAGCGTATCGCCACCGGCGTGCGGTTGACCGCGGCGGGTGAAGTCTTCGCGCGGCATGTGCTCTTTGTTTTGCAGGACGCCGAGCGGTTGAGCGCCGAGCTCGACCAACTCGTCGGCGTCCACGCTGGCCATGTGACGGTGGCGGCGGCCGAAGGCATCTGCATGTCGGTGATGCCGCAGGTCATCACCGCGCTGCGCGCCAAGGCGCCGCGTATCACGGTGTCGCTGCGGCGGACCGAGTCCTTGCGTATCGAGCAAAGCCTTATATCCGGCGATGTCGATCTCGGCGTCGGTTTCGACCTGCCGGTGGTGCCCGGCCTGCGCCAGGTCTTCGCCGCCAAATTCGCGATCGGCGTCATCATGCACCCGGAGCACGAGATGAGCCGGCAGGCGCGCATCCCATTATCCGCCCTGCTTGGCTATCCCCTGGTGCTGCCGGAGGACGCGGTGTCGATCATGCAGTTTCTCGCACCGGCCTTTGCCCGGCTCAACGCCAGGCCGTCGCCTACGGTGAGCACCAACTCCATCGATGCGATTCGGGCGCTGGTCGAAAGCAAGGTGGGCATTGGCATCCAGACGCGGTTCGGCATCGACCGCTCGCTCGCCGAAGGCACCCTCGTTCATGTGCCGCTCGATGCCGGCGGCCCGGTCATCAGCACGGTTTCGATCCTGTGCCGGGCGCAGTCCTCGCTGCCCGCGCCGGTCGATCTGTTGTGCCAGAGGCTGGGTGAGGAACTGCGCGCCCGGCAGGAAGCCGAGGCGGGTGCCTGA
- a CDS encoding isopenicillin N synthase family dioxygenase: protein MPDALSAAEISPNQLPVIDVSGLSSSRAEDRKAVGAKIRAACIDNGFFYISNHGIPQGLIEAVEQQTRRFFSQPDALKAQVAKTQSKCNRGWEPLKAQSLDVTAPPDLKETFYLGLDLPLDHPMVVAGKFNYGPNQWPVDLPGFKATMRAYHAAQLDLGERLMVGLALSLDLDEDYFDGFDRDPLSTLRLLYYPPQPLDALTNQIGAGAHTDYGTLTMLLQDANGGLQVRDVDGTWIHAKPIPGTFVVNIGDAIARWTNDLYRSTLHRVVNVSGKERYSIPFFYSGNADHPLACIPSCLKPGETPKYPTVTVAEHMQEMYSRSYGAAAKAQAAA, encoded by the coding sequence ATGCCCGACGCTCTTAGCGCTGCCGAGATCTCCCCCAACCAGCTTCCTGTCATCGATGTCTCCGGCCTCTCGTCCTCGCGCGCAGAGGATCGCAAGGCTGTGGGCGCCAAGATCCGTGCCGCCTGTATCGACAACGGCTTCTTCTACATTTCGAACCACGGCATCCCGCAAGGGCTGATCGAAGCGGTGGAGCAACAGACGCGCCGCTTCTTCAGCCAGCCCGACGCCCTCAAGGCGCAGGTCGCCAAGACCCAGTCCAAGTGCAATCGCGGCTGGGAGCCGCTGAAGGCGCAGTCGCTCGATGTCACCGCGCCGCCGGATCTGAAGGAGACTTTCTATCTCGGTCTCGATCTGCCGCTCGACCATCCGATGGTTGTCGCCGGCAAGTTCAATTACGGCCCGAACCAATGGCCGGTGGATCTACCCGGCTTCAAGGCGACAATGCGCGCCTATCACGCCGCGCAGCTTGATCTCGGCGAGCGGTTGATGGTCGGCCTCGCGCTGTCGCTCGATCTGGATGAAGACTATTTCGACGGCTTCGACCGTGATCCGCTGTCGACCCTGCGGCTGCTCTATTATCCGCCGCAGCCGCTCGACGCCCTGACCAACCAGATCGGCGCCGGCGCGCATACCGACTACGGCACGCTGACCATGCTGCTGCAGGATGCCAATGGCGGCCTGCAGGTGCGCGATGTCGACGGCACCTGGATTCACGCCAAGCCGATTCCGGGAACGTTTGTCGTCAACATCGGCGATGCCATCGCGCGCTGGACCAACGACCTCTATCGCTCGACCTTGCACCGGGTCGTCAACGTCTCCGGCAAGGAGCGCTATTCGATCCCGTTCTTCTATTCTGGCAATGCCGATCACCCGCTTGCTTGCATCCCGAGCTGCCTCAAGCCGGGCGAGACGCCGAAATACCCGACCGTGACGGTCGCCGAACACATGCAGGAAATGTACAGCCGCAGCTACGGCGCCGCGGCCAAGGCGCAGGCGGCCGCTTAA